Proteins from a genomic interval of Luteolibacter sp. Y139:
- a CDS encoding response regulator transcription factor: MRLLIIEDEPRLQRALAKALREEGYAVDTAEEGEDGLFKATAFNYDAVVLDVMLPGMDGWEILRRLRATKPTPVLMLTARDATSDRVKGLDGGADDYLVKPFELDELFARIRAIIRRHAGRPHSTVVIGDVEIDTRGRKVEFGGKGVVLTAREYAILEYLALHRGEVISRTELYEHLFDENEDTLSNLLDVHVHGIRRKLRADLIVTRRGEGYLIE, encoded by the coding sequence ATGCGACTTTTGATCATCGAGGACGAACCGCGACTCCAGCGCGCGCTGGCCAAGGCCCTGCGCGAGGAGGGCTATGCCGTGGACACGGCGGAGGAGGGCGAGGATGGCCTCTTCAAGGCGACGGCCTTCAACTACGATGCGGTGGTGCTGGATGTGATGCTGCCGGGCATGGATGGGTGGGAGATCCTGCGCCGCCTGCGCGCAACGAAGCCAACACCGGTGCTGATGCTCACTGCCCGCGATGCCACCAGCGACCGGGTGAAGGGTCTCGATGGCGGCGCGGACGATTATCTGGTGAAGCCCTTCGAGCTGGATGAACTCTTTGCCCGCATCCGGGCCATCATCCGCCGCCATGCGGGCCGGCCGCACTCCACGGTGGTCATCGGCGATGTCGAGATCGACACGCGCGGCCGGAAGGTCGAGTTCGGCGGAAAGGGTGTCGTTCTAACAGCACGCGAATACGCCATCCTCGAATACCTCGCGCTGCACCGCGGCGAGGTGATCAGTCGCACGGAACTTTACGAGCACCTCTTCGACGAGAATGAGGACACACTTTCCAATCTGTTGGATGTCCACGTTCACGGCATCCGGCGGAAGCTGCGCGCGGACCTGATCGTTACCCGTCGCGGCGAAGGCTATCTCATCGAGTGA
- a CDS encoding dioxygenase family protein: MNERKPLPVYIPVSRRRFFKSMAAASAGFTLPGFLAEALTQSPIVTQGPYYPLADDIPLDKDNDLVQLTDHLSSATGIVTYVTGRVLDSSGNPVKNALVECWHADNEGDYLYSTGTGRNAACDANFAGFGQFITGSSGYFKFRTIKAGLYTGRTRHFHWGVTLPGQTTRACTQTGWNEVAYAANGTQWATQNSNDNVFASLTAAQKSAILLSFLPVAGTTTGEVYANWDFVSGLTPLEPTYPAPGGFVATGTPVVGPSNTVRYKLTIPAYTGYCYEIYGNPTMADLEWKALPFSITQTGTIDRHKHVATAEGSLSIYVEAKATKGFYKVAFRVPGANTGTP, translated from the coding sequence ATGAACGAACGCAAACCGCTGCCCGTCTACATTCCCGTCAGCCGCCGCCGCTTCTTCAAGAGCATGGCCGCCGCTTCCGCGGGATTCACGCTTCCCGGCTTCCTCGCCGAGGCATTGACCCAGTCGCCGATCGTCACTCAAGGGCCCTACTACCCACTGGCCGATGACATCCCGCTCGACAAGGACAACGACCTCGTCCAGCTCACCGATCATCTCAGCAGCGCCACCGGCATCGTGACCTACGTCACCGGACGCGTGCTTGATTCCTCGGGAAATCCCGTGAAGAACGCCCTGGTCGAGTGCTGGCATGCCGACAACGAAGGCGACTACCTCTACTCGACCGGCACCGGTCGCAATGCCGCCTGCGACGCCAACTTCGCCGGCTTCGGCCAGTTCATCACCGGCTCCAGCGGTTACTTCAAATTCCGCACCATCAAGGCCGGCCTCTACACCGGCCGCACCCGGCATTTCCACTGGGGCGTCACCCTGCCCGGCCAGACCACGCGCGCCTGCACGCAGACCGGCTGGAACGAGGTCGCCTATGCCGCCAACGGCACCCAATGGGCCACCCAGAACTCGAACGACAACGTCTTCGCCTCACTAACCGCCGCGCAGAAGTCCGCCATCCTGCTGAGCTTCCTGCCCGTCGCCGGCACCACCACCGGCGAGGTCTATGCGAACTGGGACTTCGTCAGCGGCCTCACTCCGCTGGAGCCCACCTACCCCGCGCCTGGAGGATTTGTCGCCACCGGCACTCCCGTCGTCGGACCTAGCAACACCGTCCGCTATAAGCTCACGATCCCCGCCTACACGGGCTACTGCTACGAGATCTACGGGAACCCCACGATGGCCGATCTGGAATGGAAGGCCCTGCCCTTCTCGATCACCCAGACCGGCACCATCGACCGCCACAAGCACGTCGCCACGGCCGAGGGCAGCCTCTCGATCTACGTCGAAGCAAAGGCCACCAAGGGCTTCTACAAGGTCGCCTTCCGCGTTCCCGGTGCGAACACGGGAACGCCCTGA
- a CDS encoding DUF1553 domain-containing protein, protein MRLLSTQVLLLLSLQVAGADEPVSFNDAIQPLMSETCYHCHGPDSGTREPKDEPLRLDRPEFAFAKRKSGKAVIVPGKPDESLIIQLMRSTDPDKQMPPPKAHRQIKPAELALIERWVSQGAKFEEHWAFVTPVKKAPPHLEGDTWSRNDIDRFILEKLKAKGLTPAPPEDPHTLIRRASLDLTGMLPDPADVDAFVANPTDAGYEAYLDKLLSSPRYAEHRTRYWLDYVRYSDTHGLHFDNVRSLWPYRDYLIRSFQQNKPFDRLVTEQLAGDLLPARTIDELVGTGYVRANVSTNEGGTIPEEVQVNNTRDRAEAFGGAFLGLTVGCAACHDHKFDPTSTKDFYSLGAFFNNTAEKSWDENIQDPAPVLRIPSADKLPALEDAIARRHEPAAKYEELRRNEMAEFRQRQAEGLKPVPVSPEALQVRFRFDEGKGDTVVNSAPDAKTKSYQVDTNPLIWGENSWLWPSMRMDISSKLPLPDQGDFEANQPFSLSFWTMARMKTANIDTGTGSIVSRMGGSDRMDHRGWDIFCDGGKYVIHIINKWPQFAIRLESDPFPRGVWRHVGFTYDGSSKAAGVKLYVDGKSVPLKVTHDSLEPGQSIRTDARMEVGRRDDEEPLRESRYQDLRLYGRALSSEEFGRLPFEDLAAEIIAREPDPAKWTTDERFIVLDRWFLSAQPDAARLKEELARIDGEIGEITKDGTPTLIAKERESPAYSNILVRGVYTSRKERVTPATPHFLPPMKDGLPANRLGLAKWLLQDDQPLLGRVTVNRMWQEVFGTGIVETADDFGIMGTRPSHGALLDWLAVDFRESGWDMRRLYKMMLTSAAYRQSTATTPDKLAKDDKNRLLSHGPRFRMDAEVLRDTALQASGLLVEKTGGPPVKPYQPVGVWEAVSMPESNTKQYQADKGESLYRRSMYSFWKRFAPPPSLETFDAQAREVVCTRRTRTNTPLQALVTMNDPQFVEAARKLAERAIKAGGHDTSRLDFMARTTLSRDLSTPEMEALSKSVELFRKHFSEHADDATALLTTGESPADATLPPSEVATWAMVANQFLNLDEYVTK, encoded by the coding sequence ATGCGCCTGCTTTCAACCCAAGTCCTTTTGCTCCTGTCGCTACAGGTGGCCGGGGCAGACGAACCTGTATCGTTCAACGACGCCATCCAGCCGTTGATGTCGGAGACCTGTTACCACTGTCACGGACCTGACAGCGGGACGCGGGAGCCGAAGGATGAGCCACTGCGGCTGGACCGGCCGGAATTCGCATTCGCGAAGCGAAAGAGCGGCAAAGCGGTGATCGTGCCGGGCAAGCCGGACGAGTCGCTGATCATCCAGCTGATGCGCAGCACGGATCCGGACAAGCAAATGCCGCCGCCGAAGGCGCACCGGCAGATCAAGCCGGCGGAATTGGCGCTGATCGAGCGCTGGGTGAGTCAGGGCGCGAAATTCGAGGAGCACTGGGCCTTCGTGACGCCGGTGAAAAAAGCTCCGCCGCACCTTGAGGGTGACACGTGGTCGCGCAATGACATCGACCGCTTCATTCTCGAAAAGCTCAAGGCGAAGGGACTGACGCCCGCGCCGCCTGAGGATCCGCACACGCTCATCCGCCGGGCATCGCTGGATCTCACCGGCATGCTGCCTGATCCGGCCGATGTCGACGCCTTCGTCGCCAATCCGACCGATGCCGGCTACGAGGCCTATCTCGACAAGCTGCTGTCGTCACCGCGCTACGCCGAGCACAGGACGCGCTACTGGCTGGACTACGTGCGCTACTCCGACACGCACGGCCTGCATTTCGACAACGTTCGCTCGCTGTGGCCTTATCGCGACTACCTGATCCGCTCATTCCAGCAGAACAAGCCTTTCGATCGCCTCGTGACGGAGCAGCTCGCGGGGGATTTGCTCCCGGCTCGGACGATCGATGAACTGGTGGGAACGGGTTACGTGCGGGCAAACGTTTCGACGAACGAAGGCGGCACCATTCCGGAAGAAGTGCAGGTCAACAATACCCGCGACCGTGCCGAGGCATTCGGCGGGGCCTTCCTGGGACTTACCGTCGGGTGCGCGGCGTGTCATGACCACAAGTTCGACCCCACCTCGACGAAGGACTTCTACAGCCTCGGGGCTTTCTTCAACAACACCGCGGAGAAGTCGTGGGACGAGAACATCCAGGACCCTGCTCCGGTGCTGAGGATTCCGTCGGCTGACAAGCTTCCGGCATTGGAGGATGCGATCGCCCGGCGTCATGAACCGGCGGCGAAGTACGAGGAGCTTCGTAGAAACGAGATGGCCGAGTTCCGGCAACGGCAGGCCGAGGGCTTGAAGCCGGTGCCGGTGTCACCGGAGGCGCTGCAGGTTCGCTTCCGTTTCGACGAAGGCAAGGGTGACACGGTGGTGAACAGCGCGCCTGACGCGAAGACGAAGAGCTACCAGGTCGATACGAATCCGCTCATCTGGGGCGAGAACTCATGGCTGTGGCCGTCGATGCGGATGGACATCAGCAGCAAGCTGCCGCTGCCCGATCAAGGTGACTTCGAGGCGAACCAGCCGTTCTCGCTCTCGTTCTGGACGATGGCGCGGATGAAGACCGCGAACATTGACACGGGGACGGGCAGCATCGTTTCCCGCATGGGGGGCAGCGATCGCATGGACCACCGCGGTTGGGACATTTTCTGCGATGGTGGCAAGTATGTGATCCACATCATCAACAAGTGGCCGCAGTTTGCGATCCGGTTGGAAAGCGATCCATTCCCGCGCGGCGTGTGGCGCCATGTCGGTTTCACTTACGATGGCTCGTCCAAGGCGGCTGGAGTGAAGCTCTACGTGGATGGCAAGTCGGTTCCGCTGAAGGTCACGCATGATAGCCTGGAGCCCGGGCAATCGATCCGGACCGACGCGCGGATGGAAGTCGGACGTCGTGACGATGAAGAACCGTTGCGCGAGAGCCGCTATCAGGATCTGAGGCTTTATGGTCGTGCGCTTTCTTCGGAGGAATTCGGGCGTCTGCCCTTCGAGGACCTGGCGGCGGAGATCATCGCCCGCGAGCCTGATCCCGCGAAGTGGACGACCGACGAGCGATTCATTGTGCTAGACCGCTGGTTCCTTTCGGCGCAGCCAGATGCCGCGCGCTTGAAGGAAGAACTCGCTCGGATCGATGGCGAGATCGGCGAGATCACGAAGGATGGAACTCCGACGTTGATCGCGAAGGAGCGGGAGTCTCCTGCCTACTCGAATATTCTGGTGCGTGGCGTCTACACCTCCCGCAAGGAGCGGGTGACGCCGGCGACGCCGCATTTCCTGCCGCCGATGAAGGACGGCCTGCCCGCCAATCGGCTGGGGCTTGCGAAGTGGCTGCTGCAGGATGACCAGCCGCTGTTAGGCCGGGTTACTGTGAACCGGATGTGGCAGGAGGTATTTGGTACGGGCATCGTGGAGACGGCCGATGACTTCGGTATCATGGGCACCCGGCCGAGCCATGGGGCCTTGCTCGATTGGCTGGCGGTGGATTTCCGTGAGTCGGGCTGGGACATGCGGCGGCTTTACAAGATGATGCTGACCTCGGCGGCGTATCGCCAGAGCACGGCGACGACTCCCGACAAGCTGGCGAAGGACGACAAGAACCGGCTGCTTTCACATGGTCCGCGATTCCGGATGGATGCGGAGGTGCTGCGCGATACGGCGCTGCAAGCGTCCGGCCTGCTGGTGGAGAAGACCGGTGGACCGCCGGTGAAGCCCTATCAGCCGGTCGGCGTGTGGGAGGCGGTGTCAATGCCGGAGTCGAATACCAAGCAGTATCAAGCGGACAAGGGCGAGAGTCTCTACCGGCGCTCGATGTATTCGTTCTGGAAGCGCTTCGCTCCGCCGCCATCGCTGGAGACCTTCGATGCGCAGGCGCGCGAGGTCGTGTGTACGCGCCGGACGCGGACGAACACGCCGCTGCAAGCGCTGGTGACGATGAATGATCCGCAGTTCGTGGAAGCCGCGCGCAAGCTCGCCGAGCGGGCGATCAAGGCAGGCGGGCATGATACGTCGCGCCTCGATTTCATGGCGCGGACGACGCTTTCGCGGGATTTGAGCACGCCTGAAATGGAAGCCCTTTCGAAGAGTGTGGAGCTTTTCCGGAAGCACTTCAGCGAACACGCTGACGACGCGACTGCCCTGCTCACCACCGGTGAATCGCCGGCGGACGCCACGCTTCCTCCTTCGGAAGTCGCCACTTGGGCGATGGTGGCCAACCAATTTCTCAACCTCGACGAGTACGTGACCAAATGA
- a CDS encoding sensor histidine kinase, protein MFTHSIRWRLQIWLGILLVGLLVAFGATAWQLEKTQRVQRLDDELAKRAVALGVSIRPPDPSSMGNRMSSGPGGSQRRSPRDEDVSSGGNGDDFGPGPPPEFRDGGPGGSSKRRPPPDEGEGSPFDTSKEFDRGSFEPGPPSRSRTRSVSSTAKAMFPGEAGEGYYYVVWTGRQARAQSSENAPVAVPLPQREARDTQTRFRDRAGMREAFHFTEMGECVLAGRPVGKDLADMKPYAARLSLIGVGVLVVGLGGGWVLTTRSIRPIEQISGAAKRISEGKLSERIPVDQPGSELGQLAEVLNTTFERLEDSFAQQKRFTADASHELRTPLSVLIAETQTVLSRERPVEEYREVLAGNLDTARQMKRLAEALLELARLDTGAEREPGPPLEVGGLVDDVIVRLQSLAKTRNVDIKRQGEVALISGSPDRLALVISNLLENAIHHGREGGAVAVTTRQNESEVVIEVADDGPGIPEEDLPHVFERFYRADKSRTGSQGRYGLGLAICRGLVEAEGGTIGVESEIGKGTRFTVRLPAAQAG, encoded by the coding sequence ATGTTCACGCATTCCATCCGTTGGCGCTTGCAGATATGGCTGGGTATCCTGCTGGTGGGGCTGCTTGTGGCCTTCGGTGCGACGGCGTGGCAGCTTGAGAAGACGCAGCGGGTGCAGCGCTTGGACGATGAACTTGCGAAACGGGCCGTGGCGCTGGGCGTGAGCATTCGTCCTCCTGATCCGTCATCCATGGGCAATCGGATGTCGTCGGGGCCTGGTGGTTCGCAGCGGCGTTCGCCGCGGGATGAGGATGTGAGTTCCGGTGGGAACGGCGATGACTTTGGTCCCGGGCCTCCGCCGGAATTCCGCGATGGAGGGCCGGGAGGATCTTCCAAGCGCCGCCCTCCACCCGACGAAGGCGAGGGCAGTCCCTTTGACACATCCAAGGAATTCGACCGCGGCAGTTTCGAGCCGGGACCTCCATCAAGGTCGCGCACAAGGTCTGTCTCCTCGACGGCGAAGGCGATGTTTCCGGGCGAGGCGGGAGAGGGCTACTACTACGTCGTGTGGACCGGGCGGCAGGCGCGTGCCCAGAGTTCGGAGAATGCCCCTGTTGCCGTCCCGCTGCCGCAGCGAGAGGCGCGGGATACACAGACGCGTTTCCGCGACCGTGCTGGAATGCGGGAGGCCTTCCACTTCACCGAGATGGGTGAATGCGTCTTGGCAGGACGTCCGGTGGGGAAAGATCTCGCCGACATGAAGCCCTACGCCGCGCGGTTGTCGCTGATTGGCGTGGGGGTGCTCGTTGTCGGGCTTGGAGGAGGGTGGGTGCTGACCACGCGCTCGATCCGTCCGATCGAACAGATTTCTGGTGCGGCGAAGCGCATCTCCGAGGGCAAGCTTTCCGAGCGGATCCCGGTCGATCAACCGGGCAGTGAGCTGGGGCAACTCGCCGAAGTGCTGAATACGACTTTCGAACGCCTGGAGGATAGCTTCGCCCAGCAGAAGCGCTTCACCGCGGATGCCTCGCATGAGCTGAGGACGCCGCTGTCGGTGTTGATTGCCGAGACCCAGACGGTGCTGTCGCGCGAGCGTCCGGTGGAAGAATATCGTGAGGTGCTGGCTGGAAATCTCGATACCGCCCGGCAGATGAAGCGGCTGGCGGAGGCTCTGTTAGAGCTGGCCCGCCTCGACACGGGAGCAGAGCGGGAGCCCGGTCCTCCATTGGAAGTCGGAGGATTGGTGGACGACGTGATCGTCCGGCTCCAGTCATTGGCGAAGACTAGGAACGTCGACATCAAGCGGCAGGGTGAGGTCGCCCTGATCAGCGGTAGTCCGGACCGCCTCGCACTGGTGATTTCCAATCTGCTGGAAAATGCGATCCATCACGGGCGCGAGGGCGGAGCGGTGGCGGTGACGACTCGCCAGAATGAGAGCGAGGTTGTGATTGAGGTGGCCGATGATGGTCCGGGCATCCCGGAGGAGGACCTGCCCCATGTATTCGAGCGCTTCTACCGCGCGGACAAGTCACGCACGGGTTCGCAGGGCCGCTATGGGCTGGGTCTCGCGATTTGCCGGGGTCTGGTCGAGGCGGAGGGTGGAACGATCGGTGTTGAAAGCGAGATAGGGAAAGGGACGCGCTTCACCGTGAGACTGCCGGCGGCTCAGGCAGGCTGA
- a CDS encoding DUF1501 domain-containing protein — protein sequence MKPFLHPCSDFSGEGPSVLDMPVPLALKQRWLELATRRQFLGRSGKVLGWAGLAKLMSGQSALASGGEPSVMLPNFAPKAKRAIYLFMAGAPSQFETWDYKPELIKRFDQDLPESVRGGQVLTGMTASQSRFPIAPSVFNFQRHGQAGHWVSELFPNIAKVSDEFAVMKSLHTDAINHEPAILLMNSGNMVPGKASIGSWISYGLGSMNEDLPTFVVLTSKLPLFVNIQALSSRLWSSGYLSPEHAGVALRSGGDPVIHLSNPKGVSRELRRAMIDGVNDLNRQLHDKIGDPETNVRISQYEMAFRMQASVPELTDLSDEPQSIWDMYGPKAKEPGTYAYNCLMARRMAERGVRFTQIFHRGWDTHGDLPSRMKILCEDIDRPTAALIADLKQRGLLDDTLVIWGGEFGRTVYSQGGLSKENYGRDHHPRCFSMWMAGGGVKPGAEYGETDDFSYNIVKDPMHIRDLNATILSLLGVDHEKLTFKFQGLDQRLTGVEPAKVIKEIIS from the coding sequence ATGAAGCCGTTCCTGCATCCCTGTTCCGATTTTTCCGGCGAAGGTCCGTCCGTGCTCGATATGCCGGTGCCGCTCGCGCTCAAGCAACGCTGGCTGGAGCTTGCCACGCGGCGGCAGTTTCTCGGCCGCTCCGGCAAGGTGCTCGGGTGGGCGGGTCTTGCGAAGCTGATGTCGGGGCAGTCCGCCTTGGCGTCAGGTGGCGAACCTAGTGTGATGCTCCCGAACTTCGCACCGAAGGCGAAGCGTGCGATCTACCTGTTCATGGCGGGTGCGCCGTCCCAGTTCGAGACCTGGGACTACAAACCGGAGCTGATCAAGCGGTTCGACCAGGACCTGCCGGAGTCGGTTAGAGGAGGTCAGGTGCTGACCGGCATGACCGCGTCGCAGTCCCGCTTCCCGATCGCGCCGAGCGTGTTCAACTTCCAGCGACACGGTCAGGCGGGGCATTGGGTCAGCGAGCTCTTCCCGAACATCGCGAAGGTCTCCGATGAGTTCGCGGTGATGAAGTCGCTGCACACGGATGCCATCAACCACGAGCCTGCGATCCTGCTGATGAACTCCGGCAACATGGTGCCGGGCAAGGCGTCGATCGGCTCGTGGATTTCGTATGGCCTCGGCTCGATGAACGAGGATCTGCCGACCTTCGTGGTGCTGACCTCGAAGTTGCCGCTGTTCGTGAATATCCAGGCGCTATCGTCGCGTCTGTGGTCGTCAGGCTATCTTTCGCCGGAGCACGCGGGAGTGGCACTTCGCTCCGGCGGTGATCCAGTGATCCATCTTTCGAATCCGAAGGGCGTCAGCCGCGAGCTGCGGCGTGCGATGATCGATGGCGTGAACGATCTCAATCGCCAGCTTCACGACAAGATTGGCGATCCCGAGACGAACGTCCGCATCTCGCAATACGAGATGGCCTTCCGCATGCAGGCCTCGGTGCCGGAACTCACGGACCTTTCCGATGAGCCGCAGTCGATCTGGGACATGTATGGGCCGAAGGCGAAGGAGCCTGGCACGTATGCCTACAATTGCCTGATGGCGCGGCGCATGGCGGAGCGCGGGGTGCGCTTCACGCAGATCTTCCACCGCGGCTGGGATACCCATGGCGACCTGCCAAGCCGGATGAAGATCCTTTGCGAGGACATCGACCGGCCGACGGCAGCGCTGATCGCGGATTTGAAGCAGCGTGGCTTGCTGGATGACACGCTGGTCATCTGGGGCGGTGAATTCGGCCGCACCGTGTATTCGCAAGGTGGTCTCTCGAAGGAGAACTATGGCCGCGATCACCATCCGCGCTGTTTCTCCATGTGGATGGCAGGCGGCGGCGTGAAGCCGGGAGCCGAGTACGGCGAGACGGACGATTTCTCGTATAACATCGTCAAGGATCCGATGCACATTCGCGATCTGAATGCGACCATTCTCAGTCTTCTCGGCGTGGATCACGAGAAGCTCACTTTCAAGTTCCAAGGGCTCGATCAACGCCTCACCGGCGTGGAGCCCGCGAAGGTCATCAAGGAGATCATCTCATGA